From one Bordetella genomosp. 9 genomic stretch:
- a CDS encoding NADH:flavin oxidoreductase/NADH oxidase, with the protein MSSLFTPFKLKDVTLRNRVAVPPMCQYSAEDGLINDWHRVHLAGIARGGAGLVIVEATAVSPEGRITPGCTGIWNDEQAQAFAAVAASIKAAGAVPGIQIAHAGRKASANRPWEGDDHIPEGDPRGWQTIAPSAIAFGGGLPKVPRAMTLDDIARVRQDFVAAARRARDAGFEWLELHFAHGYLGQSFFSPHSNQRDDQYGGSLENRSRFLLETLAAVRKVWPENLPLTARFGVIEFDGRDEETLAESIELVRNFKREGLDMLSVTMGFSTPTANIPWAPGLLLPYAERVRREADLPVSSAWGIDTPALADGAVRNGQLDLVMVGRAHLANPHWPYHAARALGVDRPSWTLPAPYAHWLERYSVKQD; encoded by the coding sequence ATGTCCTCGCTATTCACTCCCTTCAAGCTCAAAGACGTCACGCTGCGCAACCGCGTCGCCGTCCCGCCCATGTGCCAATACAGCGCCGAAGACGGCCTGATCAATGACTGGCACCGCGTGCACCTGGCGGGTATCGCGCGCGGCGGCGCCGGACTGGTCATCGTCGAGGCGACGGCGGTCTCGCCGGAAGGCCGCATCACGCCCGGATGCACCGGCATCTGGAACGACGAGCAGGCCCAGGCCTTCGCGGCGGTGGCGGCCTCGATCAAGGCCGCGGGCGCCGTTCCCGGCATCCAGATCGCCCACGCCGGCCGCAAGGCCAGCGCCAACCGCCCCTGGGAAGGCGACGATCACATTCCGGAAGGCGATCCGCGCGGCTGGCAGACGATCGCGCCGTCGGCCATCGCTTTCGGCGGCGGGCTGCCCAAGGTGCCGCGCGCCATGACGCTGGACGACATCGCCCGCGTGCGCCAGGACTTCGTCGCCGCCGCCCGCCGCGCGCGCGACGCCGGCTTCGAGTGGCTGGAACTGCACTTCGCGCATGGCTATCTGGGCCAAAGTTTTTTCTCGCCGCATTCGAACCAGCGCGACGACCAATACGGCGGCAGCCTGGAAAACCGCAGCCGCTTCCTGCTCGAGACCCTGGCCGCCGTGCGCAAGGTCTGGCCGGAAAACCTGCCGCTGACCGCGCGCTTCGGCGTCATCGAGTTCGACGGCCGCGACGAGGAAACCCTCGCGGAGTCCATCGAGCTGGTGCGCAACTTCAAGCGCGAAGGCCTGGATATGCTGAGCGTCACGATGGGCTTTTCGACGCCCACCGCGAACATCCCCTGGGCGCCGGGGCTGCTGTTGCCGTATGCGGAGCGTGTGCGCCGTGAAGCGGATCTTCCCGTTTCGTCGGCCTGGGGCATCGATACGCCGGCCCTGGCCGATGGCGCCGTCAGGAATGGGCAGCTGGACCTGGTCATGGTCGGGCGGGCCCACCTGGCCAATCCGCATTGGCCTTACCATGCCGCCCGCGCATTGGGCGTCGACCGTCCTTCGTGGACGCTGCCGGCGCCTTACGCGCATTGGCTGGAACGCTATTCGGTCAAGCAGGACTGA
- a CDS encoding MFS transporter: MTAIPSAHESDTRPMSGTLLLLLAVAAGLSVASLYYVQPMLGVLAPAIGASDRSVGFLPTLTQLGYAAGILFLAPLGDRYDRKKIILVKAVILSLALLSSGVAPSIAALLAASFIIGLSATMAQDIVPAAAHLAQPAQRGKTVGTVMTGLLLGILMSRVISGIVAEHFGWRAMFYVAAAAVLLLGLTLWRGLPAFAPTTRLPYAALLRSVGELWRKHPTLRLATLSQGLLSLAFSAFWSTLAIMLHGEPFNMGPGVAGAFGIAGAVGALAAPLAGRMADRRGPAMVSRVGAGLTTLSFAAMAVMPMLPPTGALWLLGASTVGFDLGIQIALISHQTIVYGIDHAARSRLNAVLMVGVFVGMALGGALASMALANFGWTGVTFVATAAALLALVLRLRAGAAVRLSPA, translated from the coding sequence ATGACTGCCATTCCATCCGCGCATGAAAGCGACACCCGGCCCATGTCGGGCACGCTCCTGCTGCTGCTCGCCGTCGCCGCCGGCCTGAGCGTCGCGTCGCTGTACTACGTCCAGCCCATGCTGGGCGTCCTGGCGCCGGCGATCGGCGCCAGCGACAGGAGCGTGGGCTTCCTGCCGACCCTGACCCAGCTGGGTTACGCCGCCGGCATCCTGTTCCTGGCGCCGCTGGGCGACCGCTACGACAGAAAGAAGATCATCCTGGTCAAGGCCGTCATCCTGAGCCTGGCCCTGTTGTCCAGCGGCGTCGCGCCATCGATCGCCGCGCTGCTGGCCGCGAGCTTCATCATCGGGTTGTCCGCCACCATGGCGCAGGACATCGTCCCCGCGGCCGCCCATCTGGCCCAACCCGCGCAACGGGGCAAGACCGTCGGCACGGTCATGACCGGCCTGCTGCTGGGCATACTGATGTCGCGCGTGATCAGCGGCATCGTCGCCGAGCATTTCGGCTGGCGCGCGATGTTCTACGTGGCCGCCGCGGCCGTGCTGTTGCTCGGCCTGACCTTGTGGCGCGGCCTGCCGGCCTTCGCGCCGACGACGCGCCTGCCCTACGCCGCGCTGCTGCGCTCCGTCGGCGAGCTCTGGCGCAAGCATCCGACCCTGCGCCTGGCCACCTTGTCGCAAGGCCTGCTGTCGCTCGCGTTCAGCGCCTTCTGGTCGACGCTGGCCATCATGCTGCATGGCGAGCCGTTCAATATGGGACCCGGCGTGGCGGGCGCGTTCGGTATCGCGGGCGCCGTGGGTGCGTTGGCCGCGCCCTTGGCGGGACGCATGGCCGATCGCCGCGGCCCGGCCATGGTCAGCCGCGTGGGCGCGGGACTGACCACGCTGTCCTTCGCGGCGATGGCGGTCATGCCGATGCTGCCGCCCACCGGCGCCCTGTGGCTGCTGGGCGCGAGCACCGTCGGCTTCGACCTGGGCATCCAGATCGCGCTGATCTCGCACCAGACCATCGTCTACGGCATCGACCACGCCGCGCGCAGCCGGCTCAACGCGGTGCTGATGGTGGGCGTATTCGTCGGCATGGCGCTGGGGGGCGCGCTCGCCAGCATGGCGCTGGCGAACTTCGGCTGGACCGGCGTCACTTTCGTGGCCACGGCCGCCGCCCTGCTGGCACTGGTGCTCAGGCTGCGGGCGGGCGCCGCGGTCCGGCTCAGTCCTGCTTGA
- a CDS encoding LysR family transcriptional regulator, translating into MARLPKTRIPPPTRTPDAADKGGSDRLTLIDTFVRIVNAGSLSAAAEQLGATQPTVSRRLQALERAVGVRLIQRSTHGMQLTEDGRRCYDRAEELIASWQAFDSEVRGAGQQPVGTLRVVVAHAFGQQRFVRPLATYMERYPGMRVEWLLHDHMPDFVADGVDCAIRVGEVADESVVAIKLGDVPRIIVAAPGLLPDGVVPDDPRQLAGLPWLALRTFYRDEVALSHTVTGETVRVPFQARMSTDSLYALRSAAILGLGVAVASTWIFEEDLREGRLRQLAPQWRASALPLSLVYPASRLQPRRLRAFIDTMREELGMWLGAPSS; encoded by the coding sequence ATGGCCCGTCTACCCAAGACCCGGATCCCGCCGCCGACCCGCACGCCGGACGCCGCCGACAAGGGCGGCTCTGACCGGCTCACCTTGATCGATACCTTCGTGCGCATCGTCAACGCCGGCAGCCTCAGCGCCGCCGCCGAACAACTGGGCGCCACGCAGCCGACGGTCAGCCGCCGCCTGCAGGCGCTGGAGCGCGCCGTCGGGGTACGGCTGATCCAGCGATCCACCCACGGCATGCAGCTGACCGAAGACGGCCGCCGCTGCTATGACCGTGCCGAAGAACTGATCGCCTCCTGGCAGGCGTTCGACAGCGAGGTGCGCGGGGCAGGCCAGCAGCCGGTCGGCACCTTGCGCGTCGTGGTCGCCCATGCCTTCGGCCAGCAGCGTTTCGTGCGGCCGCTGGCCACGTATATGGAGCGTTACCCCGGCATGCGGGTGGAATGGCTGCTGCACGACCACATGCCGGATTTCGTCGCCGACGGCGTCGATTGCGCGATCCGCGTGGGCGAGGTCGCCGACGAGTCGGTGGTGGCGATCAAGCTGGGCGACGTCCCGCGGATCATCGTCGCCGCGCCCGGACTGCTGCCCGACGGCGTCGTGCCCGACGACCCGCGCCAGTTGGCAGGGCTGCCCTGGCTGGCCTTGCGCACCTTCTACCGCGATGAAGTCGCGCTGAGCCACACGGTCACCGGCGAAACGGTGCGCGTGCCGTTCCAGGCGCGCATGTCCACCGACAGCCTCTACGCCCTGCGCAGCGCCGCCATCCTGGGCCTGGGCGTCGCCGTGGCGTCGACCTGGATATTCGAGGAAGACCTGCGCGAAGGCCGGCTGCGCCAACTCGCCCCGCAATGGCGGGCCAGCGCGCTGCCGCTTTCGCTGGTCTATCCCGCCAGCCGCCTGCAACCACGCCGGCTGCGCGCCTTCATCGACACGATGCGCGAGGAGCTGGGCATGTGGCTGGGGGCACCATCTTCCTGA
- a CDS encoding carotenoid oxygenase family protein, whose product MKTSHPDRQDPTSRGRRGFIKRAGAGIAAATLPLPGGHARAAPAGASPETAGEGPMAHWTSTSPALTRAFAPVFDERDDGDLPVQGEIPAGLSGVFMRNGPNPAFEPAAHYAYPFDGTGMVHAIYLDGGRARYRNRWVATKELTEERAAGHRIYNTSFGPPPHANLANTNIVHHAGRYLALYEGGAPYEMDRELATVGAFDYGGALPRFMSAHPKADPQTGELLSVEYDLHTSMMRYLRADRSGQLDRRVAFSSPWPAIVHDVAITERYVVAVVAPLVFDMSGKGPPAQWEPDRGTRIALIPRDAVDSKDIKWVPGPPFFNWHTVNAYEEGGRIELVVPWYDAFSLTAPSKRLELHRLTIDVDSKQVDDRALDDQACEFGRINDACVGRRARYGYVGLRAAYPAHPPQIGAFEAFARYDLDTGEKVVHRFPPGQTVCEPVFVADPAGGGEADGYILSFVHVEGDERGHFVILDARNLAAEPVATVMLPRRVPAGLHGSWTPV is encoded by the coding sequence ATGAAAACGTCACACCCAGACCGCCAGGACCCAACCAGCCGCGGCCGCCGAGGCTTCATCAAGCGGGCCGGCGCCGGCATCGCGGCCGCCACGCTGCCGCTGCCTGGAGGTCATGCCCGGGCGGCCCCCGCGGGCGCATCGCCCGAGACCGCCGGAGAAGGCCCGATGGCGCATTGGACCAGCACCAGCCCTGCCCTGACCCGCGCCTTCGCGCCGGTTTTCGACGAACGCGACGATGGCGACCTGCCCGTCCAGGGCGAGATCCCGGCCGGGCTGAGCGGCGTATTCATGCGCAATGGGCCCAATCCGGCTTTCGAGCCCGCGGCGCACTACGCCTATCCTTTCGACGGCACCGGCATGGTCCATGCCATCTATCTCGATGGGGGCCGCGCCCGTTATCGCAATCGCTGGGTGGCGACGAAGGAGCTGACCGAAGAGCGAGCGGCCGGACACCGCATCTACAACACGTCCTTCGGCCCGCCGCCGCACGCCAATCTGGCCAATACCAACATCGTGCACCACGCCGGACGTTACCTCGCCTTGTACGAAGGCGGCGCGCCCTACGAGATGGACCGTGAACTGGCCACTGTCGGCGCGTTCGACTATGGCGGGGCGCTGCCGCGCTTCATGTCGGCCCATCCCAAGGCGGACCCTCAGACGGGCGAACTGCTGTCCGTGGAGTACGACCTGCACACCAGCATGATGCGTTATCTGCGCGCCGACCGGAGCGGCCAACTGGACCGACGCGTGGCATTCTCGTCGCCGTGGCCCGCCATCGTCCATGACGTCGCCATCACCGAACGGTATGTCGTCGCCGTGGTGGCGCCGCTGGTTTTCGACATGTCGGGCAAGGGGCCGCCCGCGCAGTGGGAACCGGACCGGGGTACCCGCATCGCGCTGATCCCGCGCGATGCGGTCGACAGCAAGGACATCAAGTGGGTGCCCGGCCCGCCCTTCTTCAACTGGCATACGGTGAACGCATATGAAGAAGGCGGCCGCATCGAGCTGGTCGTGCCCTGGTACGACGCTTTCTCCTTGACCGCCCCGTCCAAGCGCCTGGAGCTGCATCGGTTGACGATAGACGTCGACAGCAAGCAGGTGGACGACCGGGCGCTCGACGACCAGGCCTGCGAATTCGGCCGCATCAATGATGCCTGCGTCGGCCGCCGCGCGCGCTACGGCTACGTGGGACTGCGCGCCGCCTATCCGGCTCACCCGCCGCAGATAGGCGCTTTCGAGGCGTTCGCCCGCTACGACCTGGACACCGGCGAAAAAGTGGTGCACCGCTTCCCGCCAGGCCAGACGGTCTGCGAGCCGGTTTTCGTCGCCGATCCCGCCGGTGGAGGCGAAGCGGACGGCTACATCCTGAGCTTCGTCCATGTCGAAGGCGACGAGCGCGGGCATTTCGTTATCCTGGACGCCCGCAACCTGGCGGCGGAACCGGTTGCCACGGTGATGCTACCCCGGCGCGTCCCGGCCGGGCTGCATGGGAGCTGGACACCGGTGTGA
- a CDS encoding glycosyltransferase, translated as MIGVCVPAHNEEATVSACLASIHAAALHPELRKEPVIVALVLDSCADRTAEYAASWRVAQLRVDCRNVGRARAIGAEFLIAAGARWLAFTDADTTVSPSWLVDQLALDAAAVCGTVGVADWSAHGAQALAARWHFQSNYRDRDGHRHIHGANLGIDSAAYLRAGGFRSLSCHEDRDLVERLERAGEAIAWSARPRVWTSARPYSRVDEGFAAALRAGWDSTEKAA; from the coding sequence ATGATCGGCGTCTGCGTACCCGCGCACAACGAGGAGGCGACCGTGAGCGCCTGCCTGGCCTCCATACACGCGGCGGCCCTGCATCCGGAATTGCGCAAGGAGCCGGTGATCGTCGCGCTGGTGCTCGACAGCTGCGCGGATCGCACCGCCGAATACGCCGCATCCTGGCGTGTGGCGCAGTTGCGCGTGGACTGTCGCAACGTCGGCCGGGCGCGCGCCATCGGCGCCGAATTCCTGATCGCGGCGGGCGCCAGGTGGCTGGCCTTCACCGACGCCGACACGACGGTGTCGCCGTCCTGGCTCGTGGACCAGCTCGCGCTGGACGCCGCGGCGGTATGCGGCACGGTGGGCGTGGCGGATTGGTCGGCGCATGGCGCGCAGGCGCTTGCCGCCCGATGGCATTTCCAATCCAACTACCGGGACCGCGATGGCCATCGGCATATCCACGGCGCCAATCTCGGAATCGACAGCGCGGCCTATCTGCGCGCCGGCGGCTTCCGGTCGCTGAGCTGCCATGAGGACCGCGACCTGGTCGAACGGCTCGAACGCGCGGGCGAAGCCATCGCCTGGAGCGCGCGGCCGCGCGTATGGACCAGCGCCCGTCCCTACTCCCGGGTCGATGAAGGTTTCGCCGCCGCCCTGCGTGCGGGCTGGGACAGCACCGAAAAGGCGGCGTAA
- a CDS encoding class I SAM-dependent DNA methyltransferase yields MNHFEALYRQSADPWDVRTSWYEQRKRAVLLAALPRQRYGRILELGCGNGEMTRQLARRTGSLIAVDGSETAMALCMESMGKDGLDHVRGHVGRLPGDWPLQPDEACDLIVVSELAYYIPADDMDGFLQRCRAALAPGGEWVMCHYTGDFDDRLHRTDALHACIDALGGLVRVLRHEDERFQLDIWRKPEKDER; encoded by the coding sequence ATGAACCACTTCGAAGCGCTGTACCGGCAGTCTGCCGATCCCTGGGACGTGCGCACGTCGTGGTACGAGCAGCGCAAGCGTGCCGTGCTGCTGGCCGCGCTGCCGCGGCAACGCTATGGCCGCATCCTGGAACTCGGTTGCGGCAACGGCGAAATGACGCGCCAGCTGGCCCGTCGGACCGGGTCGCTGATCGCGGTCGACGGATCCGAAACGGCCATGGCGCTCTGCATGGAAAGCATGGGGAAAGACGGCCTGGACCATGTGCGCGGTCACGTGGGCCGGCTGCCCGGCGACTGGCCGCTGCAGCCCGATGAGGCCTGCGACCTGATCGTGGTGTCGGAGCTCGCGTACTACATCCCGGCGGACGACATGGACGGGTTCCTGCAACGCTGCCGCGCGGCGCTGGCGCCCGGCGGCGAATGGGTCATGTGCCACTACACCGGGGATTTCGACGACCGCCTGCATCGCACGGACGCACTGCATGCGTGCATCGACGCGCTGGGAGGGCTGGTGCGCGTCCTGCGCCATGAGGACGAACGTTTTCAACTCGATATCTGGCGAAAACCGGAAAAGGATGAGCGATGA
- a CDS encoding PIG-L deacetylase family protein, with translation MDALSDRLIHGAGTPEAQWRDWLDRRSLRQGRAADLVRSGGTLHIVAPHPDDEILGCGGIMREAYLDGVQLCIWAITHGEHSHPGSALWDPPALAQERLRESMRALALIAPGTPRHPLGIPDGGVTDFEDDIAARIARSVGPRDTVIAPWRWDGHPDHEAASRAALRAAKSRGGRFLEAPIWAWHWMAPETGAFPTDQALAVRVSADAMVLRRRAVMCFRSQLQADPSTGKPPVLTAAMLERLERPYEVLIE, from the coding sequence ATGGATGCTCTGAGCGACCGTTTGATCCATGGCGCGGGCACGCCGGAAGCGCAATGGCGCGACTGGCTCGATCGCCGTTCGCTGCGGCAGGGTCGCGCGGCGGATCTCGTGCGGTCGGGCGGCACGCTGCATATCGTCGCGCCTCATCCCGACGACGAGATCCTGGGTTGCGGCGGCATTATGCGCGAGGCCTACCTGGATGGCGTACAGCTATGCATCTGGGCGATCACTCATGGCGAGCATAGCCATCCCGGCTCGGCGCTCTGGGACCCGCCCGCCCTGGCGCAGGAGCGCCTGCGCGAAAGCATGCGGGCCCTGGCGCTGATCGCGCCGGGCACCCCCAGGCATCCGCTCGGCATCCCGGATGGCGGCGTGACCGACTTCGAGGATGACATCGCGGCGCGCATCGCCCGGTCCGTCGGGCCGCGCGACACGGTCATCGCGCCTTGGCGGTGGGACGGCCATCCGGATCACGAAGCCGCGTCGCGCGCGGCGCTTCGCGCCGCCAAGTCGCGCGGCGGCCGCTTCCTGGAAGCGCCGATATGGGCGTGGCATTGGATGGCGCCCGAAACCGGCGCATTTCCCACCGATCAGGCCCTGGCCGTGCGCGTGAGCGCGGACGCGATGGTCCTGAGGCGGCGCGCCGTGATGTGCTTTCGCTCCCAGCTGCAGGCGGACCCCTCCACCGGCAAGCCGCCCGTGCTGACCGCCGCCATGCTGGAAAGGCTGGAGCGGCCCTACGAAGTGCTGATCGAATGA
- a CDS encoding acyl-CoA/acyl-ACP dehydrogenase: MLDISNSCPDCLRPGAALAPPANLDALCEAAGRSRGAADIDGIFQTLACALTHTVPFPGSGDTLARWRILADVGRHSLPLAKLVEGHLDAVAILHELHHWHEVQPPDVWATWCAEPPGMRVTAAADDADGRRVRLSGIKPWCSGAAAVTRALISVWNSQGEACLAAVRMDDAGVRISDQGWQAVGMGPTDSVDVEFRDARAVLVGAPGAYVERPGFMHGAAGVAACWYGAAAALADALRRGVRRRPDDAHALAHLGAVDVMLAQAGLQLRDCARAIDEAPRRSHACAVRRARLAVEQAALAVLERAPRALGPAPFCKDVTLAGLLADLPIYLRQSHAERDLAAHGLALLQTSEDATPWML, translated from the coding sequence ATGCTCGATATCAGCAATTCCTGCCCCGATTGCCTGCGCCCCGGCGCGGCCCTGGCGCCGCCGGCCAATCTCGATGCCTTGTGCGAGGCCGCGGGCCGCAGCCGCGGCGCCGCCGACATCGACGGCATCTTCCAGACTCTCGCCTGCGCGCTGACCCATACCGTACCCTTTCCCGGCAGCGGCGACACCTTGGCCCGCTGGCGCATCCTGGCCGACGTCGGGCGCCACAGCCTGCCGCTGGCCAAGCTGGTCGAAGGCCATCTCGACGCGGTGGCCATCCTGCATGAATTGCATCATTGGCACGAAGTCCAGCCGCCGGACGTCTGGGCCACCTGGTGTGCCGAGCCCCCCGGCATGCGGGTGACCGCCGCCGCGGACGATGCCGATGGCCGGCGCGTGCGCCTGTCCGGCATCAAGCCCTGGTGCTCCGGCGCGGCCGCCGTCACGCGCGCCTTGATCAGCGTCTGGAATTCGCAAGGCGAGGCCTGCCTGGCGGCGGTGCGGATGGACGATGCGGGCGTGCGGATCAGCGACCAGGGCTGGCAGGCGGTCGGCATGGGGCCGACGGATAGCGTGGACGTCGAGTTTCGCGACGCCCGCGCGGTGCTGGTCGGCGCGCCGGGCGCCTACGTGGAGCGTCCCGGCTTCATGCATGGCGCGGCCGGCGTGGCGGCCTGCTGGTACGGCGCGGCCGCCGCCTTGGCCGATGCCCTGCGGCGCGGCGTGCGGCGCCGTCCGGACGACGCGCATGCGCTGGCCCACCTGGGCGCGGTCGATGTCATGCTGGCGCAGGCAGGCCTGCAACTGCGCGACTGCGCGCGAGCCATCGACGAGGCACCGCGGCGATCGCACGCGTGCGCCGTGCGGCGCGCCCGGCTGGCCGTCGAACAGGCCGCGTTGGCCGTGCTGGAACGCGCCCCGCGCGCGCTCGGCCCGGCGCCCTTCTGCAAGGACGTGACCCTGGCTGGCCTGCTGGCCGACCTGCCCATCTACCTGCGGCAGAGCCATGCGGAACGCGACCTGGCGGCGCATGGCCTGGCGCTGCTCCAGACGTCGGAGGATGCCACGCCATGGATGCTCTGA
- a CDS encoding Bug family tripartite tricarboxylate transporter substrate binding protein: MFRTRLLAPLGALLALATALTPAHAQPDFPNHPITIIVPVPPGGIVDLAARLTTEQMGTRLGQPVIIDNRAGASGNIAYALVAAARPDGYTLLASYSMYHAGNPSMFNGLRWNAESFKPVGMVAVSPHVVTVHPSLPVHNLKELVAYAKAHPGEINYASQGSGSVPHVGTELFKQMTGTDMVHVPYKGSGPAIQDVLSGRVQLFITTPPSVIGHIQNGRLRAIAIAGAARHPMLPDVPTAAEEGFPGFELDAWVALFAPAGTPDAVIEKISAALGKGLQEPAVIKTAEEAGVRVNYQNPQQLGETVARDTAHWSQVIKSANITVN, translated from the coding sequence ATGTTCCGCACCCGCTTGCTCGCGCCCCTGGGGGCGCTTCTCGCCCTGGCCACCGCGCTGACGCCTGCCCACGCCCAGCCCGATTTCCCCAACCATCCCATTACCATCATCGTACCGGTGCCGCCCGGCGGCATCGTCGACCTGGCGGCGCGCCTGACCACGGAGCAGATGGGGACCAGACTGGGTCAACCCGTCATCATCGACAATCGCGCCGGTGCCAGCGGCAACATCGCCTATGCGCTGGTGGCCGCGGCCCGTCCCGACGGCTATACCCTGCTGGCCTCGTATTCCATGTACCACGCCGGCAATCCCTCGATGTTCAATGGCCTGCGCTGGAACGCGGAGTCCTTCAAGCCGGTCGGGATGGTGGCGGTATCGCCGCACGTGGTGACGGTGCATCCCTCGCTGCCCGTGCACAACCTGAAGGAGCTGGTCGCCTACGCCAAGGCGCACCCGGGCGAGATCAACTATGCGTCGCAGGGCAGCGGTTCGGTGCCGCACGTGGGCACCGAGCTGTTCAAGCAGATGACCGGCACCGATATGGTCCATGTGCCCTACAAGGGCTCGGGCCCGGCCATCCAGGACGTACTGTCGGGCCGCGTGCAGTTGTTCATCACCACCCCGCCTTCGGTCATCGGCCATATCCAGAACGGCCGCCTGCGTGCCATCGCGATTGCCGGCGCGGCGCGCCACCCCATGCTGCCCGACGTCCCGACCGCCGCGGAAGAAGGCTTCCCCGGCTTCGAGCTCGATGCATGGGTGGCCCTGTTCGCCCCGGCCGGCACGCCCGACGCGGTGATCGAAAAGATCAGCGCCGCGCTGGGCAAGGGACTGCAGGAGCCTGCCGTCATCAAGACCGCCGAGGAAGCCGGCGTGCGGGTCAATTACCAGAACCCGCAACAACTGGGCGAGACCGTCGCCCGGGACACCGCGCATTGGTCGCAGGTGATCAAGTCGGCGAATATCACGGTGAATTGA
- a CDS encoding uroporphyrinogen decarboxylase family protein yields the protein MSLLLPTTLVGSYAQPDWLIDRKRLGDRFPPRVRAKELWRVAPEWLEQAQDDATLLAIRDQEDAGLDIITDGEMRRESYSNRFATALEGVDIDNPGTALDRSGHPNPVPRVVGKIRRKHAVQVRDVEFLRAHTRRQIKITVPGPFTMAQQAQNDFYGSEAELAHDYAEAVNAEIRDLFAAGADVVQIDEPYMQARPEKAREFGVEVLNHALQGVEGKTAVHICFGYAAVIHARPAGYSFLPELCGCSAHQISIETAQSKLDCAVLETLPNKQIMLGVLDLSTNEIETPEVVAARIRRAFPHVPPERIIVAPDCGLKYLPREVAFGKMKAMADGARLVREELAGGN from the coding sequence ATGTCCCTGCTGCTTCCCACCACGCTGGTCGGCTCGTATGCCCAGCCCGATTGGCTCATCGACCGCAAGCGCCTCGGCGACCGCTTCCCGCCGCGCGTGCGCGCCAAGGAACTGTGGCGCGTCGCCCCCGAGTGGCTGGAGCAGGCGCAGGACGACGCCACCCTGCTGGCGATCCGCGACCAGGAAGACGCCGGCCTGGACATCATCACCGACGGCGAAATGCGGCGCGAAAGCTATTCGAACCGCTTCGCCACCGCGCTGGAAGGCGTGGACATCGACAACCCCGGCACGGCGCTGGACCGCAGCGGCCACCCCAACCCGGTACCGCGCGTGGTCGGCAAGATCCGCCGCAAGCACGCCGTGCAGGTGCGCGACGTCGAATTCCTGCGCGCCCACACCCGCCGCCAGATCAAGATCACGGTGCCCGGCCCCTTCACCATGGCGCAGCAGGCGCAGAACGACTTCTACGGTTCGGAAGCGGAGCTGGCCCATGACTATGCCGAGGCCGTGAACGCGGAAATCCGCGACCTGTTCGCCGCCGGCGCGGACGTCGTGCAGATCGACGAACCTTATATGCAGGCGCGTCCGGAAAAGGCGCGCGAGTTCGGCGTCGAAGTCCTGAACCACGCCCTGCAAGGCGTCGAAGGCAAGACGGCGGTGCATATCTGCTTCGGCTATGCGGCGGTGATCCATGCGCGCCCGGCCGGCTATTCCTTCCTGCCCGAGCTGTGCGGCTGCTCGGCCCACCAGATCTCGATCGAAACGGCGCAATCCAAGCTGGACTGCGCCGTGCTGGAAACGCTGCCGAACAAGCAGATCATGCTGGGCGTGCTGGATCTGTCGACCAACGAGATCGAAACCCCGGAAGTCGTCGCCGCCCGTATCCGCCGCGCGTTTCCGCACGTGCCGCCCGAACGCATCATCGTGGCGCCCGACTGCGGCTTGAAGTACCTGCCGCGCGAAGTCGCCTTCGGCAAGATGAAGGCCATGGCCGATGGCGCCAGGCTCGTTCGCGAAGAACTGGCGGGTGGCAACTGA